Proteins from a genomic interval of Streptomyces fodineus:
- a CDS encoding glycoside hydrolase family 88/105 protein — MTRRRLRMALAAALVTATLTALPAAVPPASAAPALSAPAAARDWSTAVVDSTMARYTPDTIGGWSYPVGLYLYGQYLVYRRTHDPRLLAYIKAYFDRFVHSDGTIGQSFDSLDSMQAGRLLVILHHETGQDRYRKAAQKIRDRLNSYPRTSDGGFWHADTSSRAHQLWADGAYMVNPFLVEYGKEFADSAYTDDEATRQLSVYGRHLQAPNGLLRHAYDESRSASWADPATGLAPEHWCRAVGWYAMALVDVLDAVPANQPRRPQLLGIFRTLASALEKYQDPASGRWFQVIDKGGRPDDWTETSCSSMFTYALSRGARQGYLDPHFGNVARRGYQGVLDRLSVGGDGRTHLTGISVGTNVGDYAYYVARTRATDDFHGLGAFLIMNEQLRGDSVS, encoded by the coding sequence ATGACACGCCGACGCCTGCGGATGGCGCTCGCCGCCGCGCTCGTCACCGCCACCCTGACCGCGCTGCCCGCCGCCGTACCCCCGGCGAGCGCCGCTCCCGCACTCTCCGCCCCGGCCGCCGCCCGCGACTGGTCCACGGCCGTCGTCGACTCCACCATGGCGCGCTACACACCGGACACCATCGGCGGCTGGTCGTACCCGGTGGGCCTGTACCTCTACGGGCAGTACCTCGTCTACCGGCGCACCCACGACCCGCGCCTGCTCGCGTACATCAAGGCCTACTTCGACCGGTTCGTGCACAGCGACGGCACGATCGGCCAGTCCTTCGACAGTCTCGACAGCATGCAGGCGGGCCGGCTGCTGGTGATCCTGCACCACGAGACCGGCCAGGACCGCTACCGCAAGGCCGCGCAAAAGATCCGCGACCGCCTGAACAGCTATCCGCGCACCTCCGACGGCGGCTTCTGGCACGCCGACACCAGCAGCCGGGCCCATCAGCTGTGGGCGGACGGCGCCTACATGGTGAACCCCTTCCTGGTCGAGTACGGCAAGGAGTTCGCCGACAGCGCGTACACGGACGACGAGGCGACCCGGCAGCTGTCCGTCTACGGCCGTCATCTGCAAGCCCCGAACGGCCTGTTGCGGCACGCCTACGACGAGTCGAGGTCGGCGAGCTGGGCCGACCCGGCCACCGGGCTCGCGCCCGAGCACTGGTGCCGTGCCGTCGGCTGGTACGCCATGGCGCTCGTCGACGTGCTCGACGCGGTCCCCGCGAACCAGCCCCGGCGGCCTCAACTGCTCGGCATCTTCCGTACGTTGGCCTCGGCGCTGGAGAAGTACCAGGACCCGGCGTCCGGACGCTGGTTCCAGGTGATCGACAAGGGCGGCAGGCCGGACGACTGGACCGAGACCTCCTGCTCCAGCATGTTCACCTACGCCCTCTCCCGCGGCGCCCGACAGGGCTATCTGGACCCGCACTTCGGGAATGTCGCCCGGCGCGGCTACCAGGGCGTGCTGGACCGGCTGTCGGTCGGCGGGGACGGCCGTACCCATCTCACCGGCATCTCCGTCGGCACCAACGTCGGTGACTACGCCTACTACGTCGCCCGCACCCGGGCCACGGACGACTTCCACGGCCTCGGGGCCTTCCTGATCATGAACGAGCAACTGCGAGGTGATTCAGTGTCATGA
- a CDS encoding glycosyl hydrolase family 28 protein: protein MRDYGAKGDGSTNDTPAIDKAISAAGAAGGGTVRFPAGTYQSRNTIHMKSHVTLQVDKGATLQGASAGTYDPPESNPNDKYQDYGHSHFHDAMIYGDRLTDIGFTGGGVIDGAGHLITGNPKPGQADKILSLTRCDGLRLGDGLTLRRGGHFAALINGCTNVVSDHLTVDTASDRDGWNVISTTNVTITNAHIAANDDALVFKSDYALGAKLPSGHVRVSDSVLSARCCNALMFGSETCGDFSDYQFEKIRVEGADKSGLGMVSMDGAKISDVHYRDITMTNVHSPIMEKIGTRKRCGNSPGVGSISDVTYDNITATGNSPSFSPTLWGEDGHRISNVTFNNVNITVPGGNGTMSTGVPGNDPKDYNPKSIGTRPAYGWYLHNADRVTFTDSSVKFAADEGRPAFIANAATGIRLTRFTAQKGGNSPHDLGFQSVTGYCVSGSHSTSGGALRVSASGSTQSCGAPARPRDVENPRQAFLRASVGGLFLHWGLRTAPAHTSCAAWEKDVTSGGWTPDYWVNEARKLHTQYIVLATFHSRLGYARPWPSKIPGSCSTKRDFLGELINTAKAKGMKVILYMTDDPQWHDEGGHEWLDSAAYSAYKGKNVDLTTRDGFGQFSYDNFFEVMDRYPDLGGFWIDNDNAYWESHNLYAQIYQKRPNYTLSNNNEDTPIMDMISNEQKTGMTPAYDYPQAIYTAQPRLTEADFKLPSTGAWWYDGSNPTVDKMLTLGRLITNAGSSVKALMAETAQVNGTFPSNQADFNNFAAAYLDKIWESLHGTEGGGYMYGGLKPGFWNDGAHGVTTIAKDDPNRQYIHVLTPPSTGTLRIRDNGYRIASVTDLRTGAPVSWSQSDGVLTLTGLGGWDPYDTVFKVITAGRQGIATGVKVTASTSASGHPGSAAGDGDYLTYWDNDKTLPVNLTFDLGTAKKVQYLGLNQREDSVAYARSATEQSARIKDYKAYLSDDGKNWGSPVKVGRLPSARGIQGIDLTAATARYVRLEVDSTWAASSDTTRYQRLRIDEAWIGTSYATPAATYTPSSGNGQSLRPAMGWSSWSFVRRQPTEAKIRAQADALVSSGLRDHGFVQVNLDDFWQKCDTNGFVVDSYGRWTVDTAKFPGGIKAVADYVHAKGLKFGFYVTPGIAKNAVLKNTPVDGTPYHAKDIADTSKTEKNYNCKNMYYLDYAKPGAQEFVNSWARQFASWGVDYLKIDGVGSRDIPDVQAWDKALRATGRPITFALSNNLPLDHATTWRALANSWRTQGDVECYCGPGPNGSGYPLTDWSHVAARFDSAASWQPYAGPGGWNDLDSLELGNGDQAGLTADQRRTQFTLWSMAAAPLLLGTDLTHLDPVDTAMLTNDRLIAVDQDGVAAKRIVNSGVQQVWSKRESDGDYVVALFNTGTSGNATVTVNWSQVGFTGSADVTDLWSGSHRGAVASSYSATLRPGETRLIRVRPLG, encoded by the coding sequence GTGCGCGACTACGGCGCCAAGGGCGACGGCTCGACCAACGACACCCCCGCCATCGACAAGGCCATCTCCGCGGCCGGTGCGGCGGGCGGCGGCACCGTCCGCTTCCCGGCCGGCACCTACCAGTCCAGGAACACCATCCACATGAAGAGCCATGTGACGCTCCAGGTCGACAAGGGCGCCACCCTCCAGGGCGCCTCCGCCGGCACCTACGACCCGCCCGAGTCCAACCCGAACGACAAGTACCAGGACTACGGGCACAGCCACTTCCACGACGCGATGATCTACGGCGACCGGCTGACCGACATCGGTTTCACCGGCGGCGGGGTCATCGACGGCGCCGGTCACCTGATCACGGGCAACCCCAAGCCCGGCCAGGCCGACAAGATCCTTTCGCTGACCCGCTGCGACGGACTCCGGCTCGGCGACGGTCTCACCCTGCGCCGTGGCGGCCACTTCGCCGCCCTGATCAACGGCTGCACGAACGTCGTCTCCGACCACCTGACCGTCGACACCGCGAGCGACCGCGACGGCTGGAACGTCATCTCCACGACCAACGTCACGATCACCAACGCGCACATCGCCGCGAACGACGACGCCCTGGTCTTCAAGAGCGACTACGCCCTCGGCGCCAAGCTCCCGAGCGGCCATGTGCGGGTGAGCGATTCGGTGCTGTCGGCGCGCTGCTGCAACGCCCTGATGTTCGGCTCCGAGACCTGCGGCGACTTCTCGGACTACCAGTTCGAGAAGATCCGTGTCGAGGGCGCCGACAAGTCCGGGCTCGGCATGGTCTCCATGGACGGCGCGAAGATCTCCGACGTCCACTACCGCGACATCACCATGACCAACGTGCATTCACCGATCATGGAGAAGATCGGCACCCGTAAACGGTGCGGGAACAGTCCCGGTGTCGGATCGATCAGCGATGTCACGTACGACAACATCACGGCCACCGGCAACAGCCCGTCCTTCAGCCCGACCCTGTGGGGCGAGGACGGCCACCGCATCAGCAACGTCACCTTCAACAACGTCAACATCACCGTCCCGGGCGGGAACGGCACCATGTCCACCGGTGTGCCGGGCAACGACCCGAAGGACTACAACCCGAAGAGCATCGGGACCCGGCCGGCGTACGGCTGGTATCTGCACAATGCCGACCGCGTGACCTTCACCGACAGCTCCGTGAAGTTCGCGGCGGACGAAGGCCGCCCCGCCTTCATCGCCAACGCGGCGACCGGCATCCGGTTGACCCGGTTCACAGCGCAGAAGGGTGGCAACTCACCTCACGACCTCGGTTTCCAGTCCGTCACCGGCTACTGCGTCAGCGGCAGCCACAGCACCAGCGGCGGCGCCCTGCGGGTCTCGGCGAGCGGATCGACCCAGAGTTGCGGCGCCCCGGCCCGCCCCCGCGACGTCGAGAACCCCCGCCAGGCCTTCCTCCGCGCCTCCGTCGGCGGCCTCTTCCTGCACTGGGGCCTGCGCACCGCCCCCGCCCACACCAGCTGCGCCGCCTGGGAGAAGGACGTCACCAGCGGCGGCTGGACGCCGGACTACTGGGTGAACGAGGCGCGGAAACTGCACACGCAGTACATCGTGCTGGCCACGTTCCACAGCCGGCTCGGTTACGCCCGCCCCTGGCCGTCGAAGATCCCCGGTTCCTGCTCCACCAAGCGGGACTTCCTCGGTGAGCTGATCAATACCGCCAAGGCCAAGGGCATGAAGGTCATCCTCTACATGACCGACGACCCCCAGTGGCACGACGAAGGCGGCCACGAGTGGCTCGACTCGGCCGCGTACTCTGCCTACAAGGGCAAGAACGTCGACCTGACCACCCGCGACGGCTTCGGGCAGTTCTCGTACGACAACTTCTTCGAGGTCATGGACCGCTACCCGGACCTCGGCGGCTTCTGGATCGACAATGACAACGCGTACTGGGAGAGCCACAACCTCTACGCGCAGATCTATCAGAAGCGCCCGAACTACACGCTCAGCAACAACAACGAAGACACGCCGATCATGGACATGATCAGCAATGAGCAGAAGACGGGAATGACGCCCGCCTACGACTATCCGCAGGCGATCTACACCGCCCAACCCCGCCTGACCGAGGCCGACTTCAAGCTGCCGTCGACCGGCGCCTGGTGGTACGACGGCTCGAACCCGACCGTCGACAAGATGCTCACCCTCGGCCGGCTGATCACCAACGCCGGCTCCTCGGTGAAGGCGCTCATGGCGGAGACCGCCCAGGTCAACGGGACGTTTCCGTCGAACCAGGCGGACTTCAACAACTTCGCTGCCGCCTATCTCGACAAGATCTGGGAGTCCCTGCACGGCACCGAGGGCGGCGGTTACATGTACGGCGGCCTCAAACCCGGCTTCTGGAACGACGGCGCCCACGGCGTCACCACCATCGCCAAGGACGACCCGAACCGGCAGTACATCCACGTCCTGACCCCGCCGAGCACCGGCACCCTGCGCATCCGCGACAACGGCTACCGCATCGCCTCGGTCACCGACCTCCGCACCGGAGCGCCGGTTTCCTGGTCGCAGTCCGACGGCGTGCTCACGCTGACCGGCCTCGGCGGCTGGGATCCGTACGACACCGTCTTCAAGGTGATCACCGCGGGCCGCCAGGGCATCGCGACCGGTGTCAAGGTCACCGCGAGCACGTCGGCGAGCGGCCACCCCGGCTCCGCCGCCGGCGACGGCGACTACCTCACCTACTGGGACAACGACAAGACGCTCCCCGTGAACCTCACCTTCGACCTCGGCACGGCGAAGAAGGTGCAGTACCTCGGGCTCAACCAACGCGAGGACTCCGTCGCCTACGCCCGCTCCGCCACCGAACAGTCCGCCAGGATCAAGGACTACAAGGCCTACCTCAGCGACGACGGCAAGAACTGGGGCAGCCCGGTGAAGGTGGGCCGGCTCCCCAGCGCCCGCGGCATCCAGGGCATCGACCTGACCGCCGCCACGGCCCGCTACGTCCGCCTCGAGGTCGACTCCACGTGGGCCGCCTCCAGCGACACCACCCGCTACCAGCGGCTGCGGATCGACGAGGCCTGGATCGGCACGTCGTACGCCACGCCGGCGGCCACCTACACCCCGTCTTCCGGCAACGGGCAGTCCCTGCGCCCCGCCATGGGCTGGAGCAGCTGGAGTTTCGTCCGCCGGCAGCCGACCGAGGCGAAGATCAGGGCACAGGCCGACGCGTTGGTGTCGAGCGGCCTGAGGGACCACGGTTTCGTCCAGGTCAACCTCGACGACTTCTGGCAGAAATGCGACACCAACGGGTTCGTCGTCGACTCCTACGGCCGCTGGACCGTGGACACCGCCAAGTTCCCGGGCGGCATCAAGGCCGTCGCCGACTACGTCCATGCCAAGGGGCTGAAATTCGGCTTCTACGTCACGCCCGGCATCGCGAAGAACGCCGTCCTGAAGAACACCCCCGTCGACGGCACCCCCTACCACGCCAAGGACATCGCCGACACCTCGAAGACCGAGAAGAACTACAACTGCAAGAACATGTACTACCTCGACTACGCGAAGCCCGGTGCGCAGGAGTTCGTCAACTCCTGGGCCAGGCAGTTCGCTTCGTGGGGAGTCGACTACCTGAAGATCGACGGCGTGGGCAGCCGGGACATCCCCGACGTGCAGGCCTGGGACAAGGCCCTGCGCGCCACCGGCCGGCCCATCACCTTCGCCCTGTCCAACAACCTCCCCCTCGACCACGCCACCACCTGGCGTGCGCTGGCCAACAGCTGGCGCACCCAGGGCGACGTCGAGTGCTACTGCGGGCCCGGCCCGAACGGAAGCGGCTACCCGCTCACCGACTGGTCCCATGTCGCCGCCCGCTTCGACTCCGCGGCCTCCTGGCAGCCGTACGCCGGACCCGGCGGCTGGAACGACCTGGACTCCCTGGAGCTCGGCAACGGCGACCAGGCGGGACTCACCGCCGACCAGCGCCGTACCCAGTTCACGCTGTGGTCGATGGCGGCGGCACCGCTGCTGCTGGGCACCGACCTCACCCATCTCGATCCGGTCGACACCGCGATGCTCACCAACGACCGGCTGATCGCTGTCGACCAGGACGGGGTCGCCGCGAAACGGATCGTGAACAGCGGTGTCCAGCAGGTCTGGAGCAAACGCGAGAGCGACGGCGACTACGTCGTGGCCCTGTTCAACACCGGCACCTCCGGCAACGCCACCGTCACCGTGAACTGGTCCCAGGTCGGCTTCACCGGTTCCGCAGACGTCACCGACCTGTGGTCCGGCTCCCACAGGGGCGCCGTGGCCTCCTCGTACAGCGCAACGCTCCGACCGGGCGAGACCCGGCTGATCCGCGTCAGGCCACTGGGCTGA
- a CDS encoding heparin lyase I family protein: MSTSRRAVLGAALGGAAAAVTGLPVTEAHAASWQLKWSPSARTDGLGAFETVEDDRAHSHPAGHPHIFATGDDWRFNIHTVDRDTSTDRQRQEVTGLRTGANSYLRWTEGQTWRLTYSMYIPSTLKATTTFTHIMQMKQPGTGTSPIVVQSLRRVNGKQTIELRLAAGGILVGRTGLDPLHDTWTDVDFQIKVGNGSAGSVRWILTSGSTTVVDASRSGVDTFLADRVRPKWGIYRSLGDTSGSLQDTYLLLTNLRGYQLA; this comes from the coding sequence ATGAGCACGTCTAGAAGGGCTGTGCTGGGTGCCGCGCTCGGCGGCGCCGCCGCAGCCGTGACCGGCCTGCCGGTCACCGAGGCCCACGCCGCCTCCTGGCAGCTGAAATGGTCGCCGTCGGCGCGCACCGACGGGCTCGGCGCCTTCGAGACCGTCGAGGACGACCGCGCGCACTCCCATCCGGCCGGCCATCCGCACATCTTCGCCACCGGCGACGACTGGCGCTTCAACATCCACACGGTCGACCGGGACACCTCCACCGATCGCCAGCGCCAGGAGGTCACCGGCCTGCGCACCGGCGCGAACAGCTATCTGAGGTGGACCGAGGGCCAGACCTGGCGGCTCACGTACTCGATGTACATCCCGAGCACCCTCAAGGCGACGACCACCTTCACCCACATCATGCAGATGAAACAGCCCGGCACGGGCACCTCGCCGATCGTCGTGCAGTCGCTGCGCCGGGTGAACGGGAAGCAGACCATCGAACTCCGGCTCGCCGCAGGCGGCATCCTCGTCGGCCGCACCGGTCTCGACCCGCTGCACGACACATGGACCGACGTCGACTTCCAGATCAAGGTCGGCAACGGCTCGGCCGGTTCCGTCCGCTGGATCCTCACGAGCGGTTCCACCACCGTCGTCGACGCGTCCAGGTCCGGTGTCGACACCTTCCTCGCCGACCGCGTACGCCCCAAGTGGGGCATCTACCGCTCCCTCGGCGACACCTCCGGATCCCTCCAGGACACCTACCTGCTGCTCACCAACCTCCGCGGCTACCAACTCGCCTAG
- the pqqE gene encoding pyrroloquinoline quinone biosynthesis protein PqqE produces the protein MTDPPWALLAELTHACPLRCGYCSNPVKLVSRSAELTTAQWSEVFRQAGALGVVHTHLSGGEPLLRRDLPDLVAAAEGAGLYTQLVTSGAGLGERRLAALTGAGLRSVQLSVQHADRATAERIAGARSFAAKERAARLVRAAGLPLGLNAVLHRGNLDDLDGLIRLALDWGADRIELANTQYHGWAARNRAALLPTPAQVERARATVARWRERLGNTLELVWVAPDLVDATAKPCMGGWGAVSLTVAPDGTVLPCPAAGSLPGLDPPNVKDRELAWIWRESSAFNAFRGEAWMPRPCRDCALRTTDYGGCRCQAYALTGDPTRTDPACRHAPDRHLVDALVQGAARPPEYVYREGGP, from the coding sequence ATGACCGATCCTCCCTGGGCCCTGCTCGCCGAACTCACCCATGCCTGCCCGCTGCGCTGCGGGTACTGCTCCAACCCGGTCAAACTGGTCAGCCGGTCAGCAGAGCTGACCACGGCGCAGTGGTCGGAGGTCTTCCGGCAGGCCGGCGCCCTCGGCGTCGTCCACACCCATCTGTCCGGAGGCGAACCACTGCTGCGCCGCGATCTGCCCGACCTGGTGGCCGCCGCCGAGGGCGCCGGTCTGTACACCCAGCTCGTCACCAGCGGGGCGGGGCTCGGCGAGCGGCGGCTGGCCGCGCTGACCGGGGCCGGGCTGCGCAGCGTGCAGCTGTCGGTGCAGCACGCGGACCGTGCCACCGCCGAACGCATCGCGGGCGCCCGGTCGTTCGCGGCGAAGGAACGCGCCGCCCGGCTGGTCCGCGCGGCGGGGCTGCCCCTGGGCCTGAACGCCGTCCTGCACCGCGGCAACCTGGACGACCTCGACGGCCTGATCCGGCTCGCGCTCGACTGGGGCGCCGACCGCATCGAGCTGGCGAACACCCAGTACCACGGCTGGGCGGCCCGCAACCGCGCCGCACTGCTGCCCACGCCCGCCCAGGTCGAGCGGGCCCGCGCCACAGTGGCCCGATGGCGTGAACGGCTCGGCAACACACTGGAGTTGGTGTGGGTGGCCCCCGATCTCGTGGACGCCACCGCGAAACCCTGCATGGGCGGCTGGGGCGCCGTCTCGCTCACCGTCGCCCCGGACGGCACGGTACTGCCGTGCCCGGCGGCCGGATCCCTGCCCGGCCTGGACCCACCGAACGTGAAGGACCGCGAACTCGCCTGGATCTGGCGCGAGTCGAGCGCCTTCAACGCCTTCCGGGGCGAGGCCTGGATGCCCCGGCCATGCCGCGACTGCGCCCTGCGCACGACCGACTACGGAGGCTGCCGCTGCCAGGCGTACGCCCTGACCGGCGACCCCACCCGCACCGACCCGGCCTGCCGGCACGCCCCGGACCGCCACCTCGTGGACGCGCTGGTGCAGGGCGCCGCTCGCCCGCCCGAGTACGTCTATCGAGAAGGAGGGCCATGA
- the pqqD gene encoding pyrroloquinoline quinone biosynthesis peptide chaperone PqqD codes for MTPAPASPTGTGPSTEPTDPTPVTAPVPEAAPAPSPTSGPWRPVLARGVVLRHDPVRGAGLLLLPERVVVLDGSAGAVLRLCDGVRDVAAVVAELAVRHPAAPVAAEVPLFLDRLRKEGWLG; via the coding sequence ATGACACCGGCACCGGCATCACCAACCGGCACGGGGCCGTCGACGGAACCGACCGACCCGACCCCGGTGACGGCACCGGTCCCCGAGGCTGCCCCGGCACCATCGCCCACCTCGGGGCCCTGGCGCCCCGTCCTCGCCCGAGGTGTCGTACTGCGGCACGACCCGGTCCGGGGCGCCGGCCTGTTGCTGCTGCCCGAGCGGGTGGTCGTACTCGACGGCAGTGCGGGCGCGGTGCTCCGGCTGTGCGACGGCGTGCGGGACGTGGCCGCCGTCGTCGCCGAGCTGGCCGTACGTCACCCCGCCGCGCCCGTCGCCGCCGAAGTCCCGTTGTTCCTCGACCGGTTACGGAAGGAGGGCTGGCTGGGATGA